DNA from Devosia yakushimensis:
AGGCGGTTTGAGGGCCGGTAGGTTTGGGGCTCTCGTTACCCCCTCCTAGCCTCCCCCTGATAGGGGGAGGGACCGTTCAGTATTTGTGACTCGATCCAGTTCTTAGAGTGGAGAGATCCCGCCCCCTATCAGGGGGAGGCTAGGAGGGGGTAGCGGAAGCCACGATCTCCCAGATCGGACACCGCCCCTCCCCGCCGGTAACCCAAAAGTACCCAGAATCCCCCTGTCCTTGCCTCGACTTTGCCACGCTTGGGTGTGGACAGCATGCCGCACCCCCATTGAAAGGCAAAAAAGCGTTTTAAATCAATAAATTACGTTGCCGCGACGAATCTTGACACTGTGTTACCCCACCACTATGTTGCGCGCGACTTAAAAGGCGCCCCGGATTTACCCCGGGTCAAAGCCGGGCCGAGGGGAGCGAGCGGATGGCAAAACCGCAAGATACCAAAGGCCAGGATAGTGGCGCTGACGGGGTGACGCGCGATCTCGCATCGCGTATTGCCTCTGCCAAGCGGAGCCGCGCAGCCGAGGACAATAGAGCCTCGGCAAATGGTTCCCACGACACGAGCAGCATGGCGCGCGGTATGCGCATCGGCACTGAATTCGTGGCGGCGATCGTGATAGGGGGCATTCTCGGCTACCTGATCGATCTTGGACTGGGCACCAGCCCCTGGGGATTGCTCATCATGTTCATGATGGGTTTTGCCGCTGGAATACTCAACGTCACCCGAGCGGTGGCCGAACTGAATGCCGCATCGCCTCCCCCGCCTGGGCCCAAGCCTGACGCGGAAGACGACAAGCGGATTGAACACTGATGACGACGCGCAAGGGGCTCTGTTTTGGCCGGTACTGACCCGATCCACCAGTTTGTCATCGAGGACATGATTCCGATCCATGTCGGGGGCGATGGCACCGCAGGAAGCGGATTGAACCTGTCCTTCACCAATTCGTCGCTCTTTATGGTGCTGACGGTTGCTGCAATCACCACTTTCGTGCTGCTCGCTTCGAGCCGCAAGCAGCTGGTCCCCTCCAGACTGCAGCTCATGGGTGAGCTGTCCTACGAATTCGTGGCCAATATGCTCAGAAGCTCGGCCGGCACCGAGGGGATGAAGTTCTTCCCCTTCGTGTTCTCGCTGTTTGCCTTCGTGCTGACGGCCAACATGTTCGGCATGATCCCCTATTTCTTCACCGTCACCAGTCATATCATCGTCACGGTGGCGCTGGCCGTTCTGGTGATGAGCGTGGTGGTGATCTACGGTTTCGTCCGTCACGGCTTCAAATTCCTCAAGCTCTTCGTGCCCTCGGGCGTGCCCGGCTATGTGCTGCCCATCGTGGTGCCGATCGAAATCATTTCGTTCCTGTCGCGCCCGGTCAGCCTTTCTGTCCGACTGTTTGGCAATATCCTGGCCGGTCATATCACGCTCAAGGTCTTTGCTGGCTTCGTGGTTAGCCTCGGCACGCTGGGCGCCCTGGGCTGGCTCGGCGCCGTGCTGCCGCTGATCATGACGGTGGCGATCACAGCCCTCGAATTCCTCGTTGCAGCAGTGCAGGCCTATGTGTTTGCAGTTCTGACTTCGATGTATCTCAACGACGCGGTTCACCCTTCACACTGAGCGTTGAGTCCCTCAACGGCGGGCCCCGCCGGCAAACTACGACCCTTGAAAGGACTACAAAAATGGAAGCTGAAGCCGCAAAGTTCATCGGCGCTGGTATCGCAACTCTGGGTATGGCTGGCGCCGCCCTTGGCGTGTCGAACATCTTCTCGAACTTCCT
Protein-coding regions in this window:
- a CDS encoding F0F1 ATP synthase subunit A; the encoded protein is MAGTDPIHQFVIEDMIPIHVGGDGTAGSGLNLSFTNSSLFMVLTVAAITTFVLLASSRKQLVPSRLQLMGELSYEFVANMLRSSAGTEGMKFFPFVFSLFAFVLTANMFGMIPYFFTVTSHIIVTVALAVLVMSVVVIYGFVRHGFKFLKLFVPSGVPGYVLPIVVPIEIISFLSRPVSLSVRLFGNILAGHITLKVFAGFVVSLGTLGALGWLGAVLPLIMTVAITALEFLVAAVQAYVFAVLTSMYLNDAVHPSH
- a CDS encoding AtpZ/AtpI family protein, translated to MAKPQDTKGQDSGADGVTRDLASRIASAKRSRAAEDNRASANGSHDTSSMARGMRIGTEFVAAIVIGGILGYLIDLGLGTSPWGLLIMFMMGFAAGILNVTRAVAELNAASPPPPGPKPDAEDDKRIEH